In the Purpureocillium takamizusanense chromosome 5, complete sequence genome, one interval contains:
- a CDS encoding uncharacterized protein (TransMembrane:1 (o26-52i)~EggNog:ENOG503PFAY) produces MADFSWLRKVGATPEAVAVLNDQPQLFVTLILVLVGLGVQCALIWYIHFATLKPEQKKKKKPAKDNGKAAPARR; encoded by the coding sequence atggccgacttCTCGTGGCTCCGCAAGGTCGGTGCCACacccgaggccgtcgccgtcctcaacGACCAGCCCCAGCTTTTCGTCActctcatcctcgtcctcgtcggcctgggcGTCCAGTGTGCCCTCATCTGGTACATCCACTTCGCCACCCTGAAGCCCGagcaaaagaagaagaagaagccggcCAAGGACAACGGCAAGGCTGCCCCCGCCAGAAGGTAA
- the MRPS5 gene encoding 28S ribosomal protein S5, mitochondrial (EggNog:ENOG503NTWH~BUSCO:EOG092634G9~COG:J), which translates to MSVARRAAHGLLGRCLAPSTRSHRPVPAAAGPAAVQRAAQFHSSAARSKRRSRFRNVKAEELGLLNPAKLAEYREEHFPEYSEQDLEALKSKYTPEQLEALQAGEQAVNPDDLVFQGRLRDDPYRPNYVEDFTVLDPRYDLKPQTEVTPREPEWPSRSKWNALHAFRLAKLVATKATDQHQRAHDRALVRALRRIKAGEMGEDHYIDLTMDELNDMEKDPELFQKHLANEEKEAEVVDEADPEFEALWKERKAETKNFDKLFDEELAKENRNIPDPVITNLELLENGPAGASRAHSAEAVELGKVPGVEGLYKSAVDPEDEGQDDSGYYQEIKRLTGLSLKDLQSIYNKVLVTRWVANQTRLGKVRSSSVVAIAGNGNGRLGIGIAKSTEASLAAETAQLLAIRNMKPIRRYENRTIYGNVSAKVSGTVVELFARPPGFGLRCPHRIFEMCRAAGIHDIAARMPRSKNPMNSVKAAYDALVNQPDPEEIAIGRGKKLVDVRKVYYGGSVH; encoded by the exons atgagcgtcgcacgccgggcagcacatggcctcctcggccggtGCCTCGCCccctcgacgcgctcccaCCGCCCGgtgccagcagccgccgggcccgcggccgtcCAGCGCGCCGCTCAGTTCCacagctcggcggcgcgctcgaaGCGGCGGTCACGGTTCCGcaacgtcaaggccgaggagctgggccTGCTGAACCCCGCGAAACTCGCCGAGTACCGCGAGGAACACTTCCCCGAGTACTCGGAGCaggacctcgaggcgctgAAGAGCAAGTACACacccgagcagctcgaggccctgcaagctggcgagcaggccgtcAACCCGGACGACCTCGTCTTCCagggccgcctgcgcgacgacccCTACCGCCCCAACTACGTCGAGGACTTCACCGTCCTGGACCCGAGATACGACCTCAAACCTCAGACCGAAGTGACGCCCCGCGAGCCCGAGTGGCCCAGTCGATCCAAATGGAATGCTCTTCACGCCTTTCGCTTGGCCAAGCTGGTGGCGACGAAGGCAACGGACCAGCATCAGCGCGCCCATGACCGCGCCTTGGTCCGCGCCCTGCGGAGGATCAAGGCTGGTGAAATGGGCGAGGACCACTACATCGACCTGACCATGGACGAGCTCAACGACATGGAGAAGGACCCGGAGCTGTTCCAAAAGCACTTGGCCAACGAAGAGAAGGAGGCCGAAGTGGTCGATGAGGCCGACCCCGAGTTTGAGGCCTTGTGGAAGGAGCGGAAAGCTGAGACGAAAAACTTCGACAAGCTgttcgacgaggagctcgcgaAGGAGAATCGTAACATACCGGACCCGGTGATCACCAACCTGGAGCTCCTCGAGAACGGGCCCGCAggcgccagccgcgcgcACTCGGCCGAGGCTGTGGAGCTAGGCAAGGTGCCTGGCGTTGAGGGCCTGTACAAGTCGGCCGTGgaccccgaggacgagggccaGGACGACTCCGGTTACTACCAAGAGATCAAGCGCCTGACGGGCCTGAGCCTGAAGGACCTCCAGTCCATTTATAACAAGGTGCTCGTCACGCGTTGGGTCGCCAACCAGACGCGTCTGGGCAAAGTCCGCAGCTCCTcagtcgtcgccatcgccggcaacggcaacggccgccTAGGCATAGGCATTGCAAAGTCCACTGAGGCCAGTctggccgccgagacggcccAGCTGCTGGCCATTCGCAACATGAAGCCCATTCGCCGCTACGAGAACCGGACCATCTACGGCAACGTCAGCGCAAAGGTGTCGGGCACTGTCGTCGAGCTCTTTGCCCGTCCGCCAG GCTTTGGCCTCCGCTGCCCGCACCGCATCTTCGAAAtgtgccgcgccgcgggcatACACGACATCGCGGCGCGCATGCCTCGCTCCAAGAACCCCATGAACTCGGTCAAGGCTGCCTACGATGCGCTCGTCAACCAGCCCGACCCGGAGGAGATTGCCATTGGCCGCGGCAAGAAGCTGGTGGACGTGAGGAAGGTGTACTACGGCGGCTCTGTACACTAG
- a CDS encoding uncharacterized protein (COG:S~BUSCO:EOG09265RGI~EggNog:ENOG503P6Z3) — MDHSSSSNSNSAGAVASAGGSNHNNSSSNNNNLLSPPELTPLEQEVLDEYERLANNMKELASVLDDLASRPTTQILDGLRELERKTSLAFTLLKASVYSIVLQQEIDWGSGGGGPGGGGDDDER; from the exons atggaccacagcagcagcagcaacagcaacagcgccggcgcggttgcaagcgcgggcggcagcaatcacaacaacagcagcagcaacaacaacaacctgCTGTCCCCGCCGGAGCTCACGCCCCTCGAGCAAGAAGTGCTGGACGAGTACGAGCGCCTGGCCAATAACATGAAGGAG CTCGCCTcggtgctcgacgacctcgcctcCCGGCCCACGACGCAaatcctcgacggcctgcgcgagctggaGCGCAAGACGAGCCTCGCCTTCACGCTCCTCAAGGCGAGCGTGTACAGCAtcgtgctgcagcaggagATTGActggggcagcggcggcggcggtcctggcggtggcggcgacgacgacgagcggtAG
- a CDS encoding uncharacterized protein (COG:S~EggNog:ENOG503NZ83) encodes MPQSHASTDRESVWSDGDHRLKHQHSASSDHGSRALIPMWDSSDPERAPPPLPLNPQSPSFSSRAGTSIAIQSAHAALSERARDTAAVVPSLAKRVQDGSPEKSMIKGHRRMQSLQPGTVRDMSLMIDGGRNTPGSPSRSLDRHDRPSTPTTNNNNNTNQLRESAIEHDTSTPGPGPSLTPIVRPTVRRPPPQSILGENTPPQSSTMLALQNMGIQQASREATPGLSGATNGATSSKGTPNIEALSGQIINLTGIAQSLQKELSALSRRSRDNATDLLSLKEATNTRDEDIRRSLRDLMGNVSEASSRISSREHYSGLFLDNKPHCTSPPHRGSFQLPRIPSPKSFAESIDRASVSTPSLVGVDGPASVAILERILRGLGTKDGQESLVGLLHELSQKVSGLATASKVDDLARFVREKSHSAVVPDVSARGSQFGGDVIPTTAMTQRVERLLQSSENRSLPASAGRGAGLLNEDLIKIIQSVKDSVAQGGGLTAEVKALVRELRGEVLGMGRELGKRLEKMGVKTDEESDPPSKDEVSRVIDEGLAQMKEQLNNVLREHRRQSQASASSQKTLIDYQEIYNAMRAALRDNEASRGEMPDLSREDVIEAVRDAWENYKPEIEVQQLGLERDEVLTCLKEGIQEYMPRDRGPVGATRDEVFQAVVEGLKHFVPPRMDTSATMSRDEIIEAVRDCLEEFEFPVAASAIGNDLTHKEMVHAVKEGLEGLEFPRGDAVVRAQSDNDEVLLRLQDIMEYMKLEFKAVSEEAKDNVAANGRDTEQVLDATKDGLENLRIAIESYVDRVSGTSGHEELMEHMSRTVEEMKEELSRAVTQANDGAREQLQTELDGLRDVVNSSMVPATPHTATNNHEVLDALQNGLNSLRQEILRPRPETSEILDAINDGLNEIRAGIDRVTNKPVDLTANDEILDALKAGLDSVRSDIETLRDDSNDKAVATVKNLGSDQAVVPADMVKQDDIRNLEVLITQLRIKVEAMGSEPETEADNVQKEDLARLEDMLRNVQEGVEEISSREPPAPAEKEASDAAPVPSDVATKDDVEAIETILRNTKARLDDLIDGEQAVRKEQLDAVEAAALESKQTMDSIVDQLGAISKKEDLTNFETLLTQLTVGLSELKEHADKEAENDDKATKTDIEAVETVVLEIKTALDGFTGTDFAALSNKEDLTNMENIVKEANQKLQELSEASTKAQDDRQAEIVGVADRVTEVKTFLEEFQGAIKGKLEEGASGVEALSKLLESMGEKIDKNENVGQDLKDMFDTMKTQFDESKEVVAGARLESDEKLQEATESISTKIDDKVTELIAKYDEFKTTLDEKTAAGEARDIETEAAVVGTKAVADELKLLIDALGSTVTDSLEKMEEASKTVFEKVEELASRTEDHQTEGKSEHAQTREHIQQAVAVVEGLQGEVKEYQPQILQAVKDLLLLVGEHYEHSKSSATDLQDKIVESKPPEQPMLPPPEKYDDSEVQKKLNTLVEQRYDDSEVKETLSKLVEQKYDDTEVRETLGRLLEDKYDDSMLHEKLDKLVEDKYDDAGVHEKLDKLVDHSATATEAFARFETLDKVHASVVNTAAEISQFLSTQTQRISDDHEDREKSLQETVISLERRQAEKEHVEASILSLRDEEERLRKSVMGLRTEQESLIRQKTRLTGDVSSLETAMRLRKEELSEMEHRAERLERRIMEGVMDHSRVLLMSKSSKDRDNMSRKRVKKPASAEAAEMPKPRAVVNMALQAKRNLAPPTSNGAARRIASLSQMHSNMSSGLVKRSQSVRTPAGANALRKRSWGGGLGKAFDAEDKENVGVAETVEELEEPETPQPERSAEIDFAGEETTVLDSTLDDDGEDDVHSETGTLRRSSMGTTVMTSSTDQYDGSEAGTSEYSDEYSDYTGSVMGTDTGTDLGAENGLVLYGQ; translated from the exons ATGCCACAGTCACACGCCAGTACGGACCGAGAGTCGGTTTGGTCCGACGGGGACCACCGGCTGAAACATCAACACTCTGCCTCTTCTGATCATGGCAGCCGAGCCTTGATTCCCAT GTGGGACAGCTCCGACCCTGAACgtgcaccgccgccgttgcccttGAACCCGCAGTCGCCCAGCTTCTCGTCGCGGGCCGGCACTAGCATTGCCATCCAGTCCGCCCATGCTGCgctgagcgagcgagcgcgcgacaccgccgccgtcgtcccctcCCTGGCCAAGAGAGTCCAAGACGGCTCCCCCGAGAAATCCATGATCAAGGGCCACCGTCGCATGCAGTCGCTGCAGCCTGGCACCGTCCGGGACATGAGTCTCATGATCGACGGCGGGCGAAACACTCCTGGCTCACCCAGCCGATCCCTCGATAGGCACGACcgaccgtcgacgcccaccaccaataacaacaacaacaccaaccaGCTCCGAGAGAGCGCCATCGAGCACGACACCTCCACCCCGGGTCCTGGCCCGAGCCTCACCCCAATTGTTCGACCGACGGTCCGCCGACCGCCTCCCCAGAGCATCCTGGGAGAGAAtacgccgccgcagtcgtcGACTATGCTTGCTCTTCAAAACATGGGCATCCAACAAGCATCCCGAGAGGCTACGCCGGGTCTCTCCGGCGCCACAAATGGCGCGACCTCTAGCAAAGGCACTCCAAACATCGAGGCCTTGTCCGGTCAAATCATCAACCTCACTGGCATCGCCCAATCGCTGCAAAAGGAGCTTTCAGCGCTCAGCAGGCGCAGCCGCGACAATGCCACTGACCTTCTCAGCCTCAAAGAGGCCACCAATACCAGGGACGAAGACATCCGCAGGAGCCTACGGGACCTGATGGGTAACGTGAGCGAGGCTTCGAGCAGGATCTCTTCGCGCGAACACTACTCTGGGCTGTTCCTTGACAATAAGCCTCACTgtacctcgccgccgcataGGGGGTCGTTCCAGCTGCCCCGAATACCATCACCCAAGAGCTTCGCCGAATCCATCGACCGCGCCTCCGTGAGTACGCCCTCACTTGTGGGCGTAGATGGCCCGGCCTCCGTCGCCATACTGGAAAGGATCCTGCGCGGTCTGGGCACCAAGGATGGGCAGGAGTCGCTGGTCGGCCTCCTTCACGAGCTCTCGCAAAAGGTGTCCGGGCTGGCGACGGCTTCAAAGGTGGACGATCTCGCTCGCTTCGTTCGAGAAAAGTCGCATAGCGCAGTCGTTCCAGATGTGTCTGCGCGCGGCTCACAGTTTGGCGGCGATGTTATTCCCACCACGGCCATGACCCAGAGAGTCGAGCGTCTTCTTCAGAGCAGCGAGAATCGCAGCTTGCCAGCATcagccgggcgcggcgccggacTCTTAAATGAAGACCTGATCAAGATTATTCAGTCGGTCAAGGATAgcgtcgcgcagggcggtGGTTTGACggccgaggtcaaggcctTGGTGCGTGAACTCCGGGGCGAGGTCCTGGGGATGGGACGTGAGCTCGGAAAGCGCCTGGAGAAGATGGGCGTCAAGACCGATGAGGAGTCCGACCCTCCGAGCAAAGACGAGGTCTCGAGAGTGATTGACGAGGGTCTCGCACAGATGAAGGAGCAGCTGAATAACGTCCTTCGCGAGCATCGGCGTCAGTCCCAGGCATCTGCCTCCTCGCAGAAGACCCTGATCGACTATCAGGAGATCTACAACGCCATGCGTGCGGCCCTTCGAGACAACGAGGCATCCCGCGGCGAGATGCCCGATCTGAGCCGAGAGGATGTCATCGAGGCTGTGCGTGACGCTTGGGAGAACTACAAGCCCGAGATTGAGGTTCAGCAGCTTGGCctggagcgcgacgaggtTCTTACCTGTCTCAAGGAAGGCATCCAGGAGTACATGCCTCGCGATCGAGGCCCGGTTGGCGCCACCAGGGATGAAGTGttccaggccgtcgtcgaaggTCTGAAGCACTTTGTTCCGCCGCGGATGGACACCTCGGCGACCATGTCTAGGGACGAGATCATCGAAGCTGTCCGCGACTGCCTCGAAGAGTTCGAGTTCCCGGTGGCAGCCTCTGCGATTGGAAACGACTTGACGCACAAGGAAATGGTCCACGCAGTCAAGGAAGGGCTAGAAGGGCTTGAGTTTCCCCGTGGAGATGCCGTCGTCAGAGCGCAATCCGACAATGACGAAGTTCTATTGCGTCTCCAAGATATTATGGAGTACATGAAGCTTGAGTTTAAGGCGGTCTCCGAAGAGGCAAAAGACAATGTCGCGGCCAATGGTCGAGACACGGAACAGGTTCTCGACGCCACCAAAGATGGTCTGGAGAACctccgcatcgccatcgagaGCTACGTTGACCGCGTCTCCGGCACGAGTGGACATGAGGAGCTCATGGAGCACATGTCCAGGACTGTCGAGGAGATGAAGGAAGAGCTCTCTCGTGCGGTTACGCAAGCCAACGATGGCGCGCGTGAGCAGCTCCAAACCGAGCTCGATGGCTTGCGTGACGTTGTCAACTCGTCAATGGTTCCTGCGACGCCGCATACCGCAACCAACAACCACGAAGTCCTCGATGCACTGCAGAATGGCCTCAACAGCCTCAGGCAGGAGATCCTGAGACCTCGACCCGAGACGAGCGAAATTTTGGATGCCATCAACGATGGCCTCAACGAGATTCGAGCCGGAATCGACAGAGTAACTAACAAGCCTGTCGACCTAACGGCTAACGATGAGATTCTGGACGCTCTCAAGGCTGGTCTGGACTCCGTCAGGTCTGACATTGAGACGCTGCGCGATGACAGCAATGACAAAGCAGTAGCTACGGTCAAAAATCTTGGGTCGGATCAGGCCGTCGTCCCGGCAGACATGGTCAAGCAAGATGATATCAGAAATCTCGAGGTTCTCATCACGCAGCTCCGGATCAAGGTCGAGGCTATGGGCTCCGAACCGGAAACGGAAGCGGACAATGTACAGAAGGAGGACCTGGCTCGCCTGGAGGACATGCTTCGAAACGTCCAGGAGGGCGTCGAAGAGATCTCTTCTCGAGAGCCCCCTGCACCAGCAGAGAAGGAGGCGTCGGACGCTGCTCCAGTCCCCAGCGATGTCGCGACAaaggacgacgtcgaagccATTGAAACAATCCTACGGAACACAAaagcccgcctcgacgacctcatTGACGGCGAGCAAGCTGTGCgcaaggagcagctcgatgcCGTAGAGGCCGCTGCATTGGAGTCCAAGCAGACCATGGATTCCATCGTCGATCAGCTGGGAGCAATCTCCAAAAAGGAGGACCTCACCAACTTCGAAACTCTGCTTACCCAGCTGACTGTCGGTTTGAGCGAGTTGAAGGAGCACGCGGACAAGGAAGCCGAAAATGACGACAAGGCCACCAAAACGGACATTGAGGCTGTTGAAACGGTCGTGCTCGAGATAAAgacggccctcgacggcttTACAGGTACAGACTTTGCGGCCCTGTCCAACAAGGAGGACCTCACAAACATGGAGAACATTGTCAAGGAGGCCAACCAGAAGCTCCAAGAGCTTTCCGAGGCATCGACCAAAGCTCAGGATGACCGGCAAGCCGAGATTGTTGGCGTGGCGGACCGAGTGACCGAAGTCAAGACATTCCTGGAGGAATTTCAAGGGGCCATCAAGggcaagctcgaggaggggGCGTCTGGTGTCGAGGCACTCAGCAAGCTCCTCGAATCGATGGGCGAGAAGATTGACAAGAACGAAAACGTCGGCCAGGATCTCAAAGACATGTTCGACACCATGAAGACGCAGTTCGACGAGTCCAAGGAAGTGGTCGCTGGTGCCAGGCTCGAATCCGACGAGAAGCTCCAGGAAGCCACGGAAAGCATCAGCACCAAGATCGACGACAAGGTCACGGAGCTCATTGCCAAATACGACGAGTTCAAGACCACCCTCGACGaaaagacggcggcgggcgaggctcGTGACATCGAGACGGAAGCTGCTGTTGTCGGAACCAAGGCGGTCGCGGACGAGCTGAAGCTGCTGATTGATGCTCTGGGCTCGACCGTCACGGATTCGCTCGAGAAGATGGAGGAAGCCTCCAAGACTGTGTTCGAAAAGGTTGAAGAGCTTGCTTCTCGGACCGAGGACCACCAGACCGAGGGCAAGTCTGAGCACGCGCAGACGCGGGAGCATATCCAGCAGGCCGTCGCAGTGGTCGAGGGCTTGCAGGGCGAAGTCAAAGAATACCAGCCCCAAATCCtgcaggccgtcaaggacctcctcctcctcgtcggagAGCACTACGAGCACTCCAAGTCCTCTGCCACGGACCTTCAAGACAAGATTGTGGAGTCGAAGCCGCCTGAGCAGCCCATGCTGCCTCCTCCGGAGAAGTATGATGATTCGGAGGTGCAGAAGAAGCTCAACACGCTGGTGGAGCAGAGGTATGACGACTCGGAGGTAAAGGAAACGCTCAGCAAATTGGTGGAGCAGAAGTACGACGACACCGAGGTCCGAGAGACGCTGGGTAggctgctcgaggacaagTATGACGACTCAATGCTTCacgagaagctcgacaagctggtcgaggacAAGTACGATGACGCTGGTGTCCACGAGAAGCTGGACAAGCTTGTCGATCACAGCGCCACGGCAACGGAGGCATTTGCGCGCTTTGAAACCCTGGACAAGGTGCACGCGTCTGTCGTCAACACGGCTGCGGAGATTTCTCAGTTCCTGTCTACTCAGACGCAGCGCATCTCAGACGACCACGAGGACCGCGAGAAGTCTCTGCAAGAGACGGTCATCTCCCTGGAGCGCCGGCAGGCCGAAAAGGAGCACGTTGAGGCGTCCATCCTCAGCCTCAGGGACGAAGAAGAGAGACTTCGCAAGAGCGTCATGGGCCTCCGGACGGAGCAGGAGAGTCTCATCCGTCAGAAGACTAGGCTCACAGGCGACGTGTCCTCGCTCGAGACGGCTATGCGCCTGCGCAAGGAGGAGCTCTCGGAGATGGAGCACCGCGCGGAACGTCTCGAGCGACGCATCATGGAAGGCGTCATGGACCATTCGCGAGTCCTGCTCATGTCCAAGTCCAGCAAGGACCGTGACAACATGAGCCGCAAGCGCGTCAAGAAGCCTGCCAGCGCagaggccgccgagatgcCCAAGCCCCGGGCGGTAGTCAACATGGCGCTACAGGCAAAGCGCAacctggcgccgccgacgtccaACGGGGCCGCGAGACGTATTGCGTCTCTCAGCCAGATGCACAGCAACATGTCGTCAGGTCTCGTCAAGCGCAGCCAGAGCGTGCGGACTCCAGCGGGCGCCAACGCGCTGCGGAAGCgcagctggggcggcggcctcggcaaggcgtttgacgccgaggacaaggagaatGTCGGCGTTGCGGAgacggtggaggagctggaagAGCCAGAGACGCCCCAACCGGAGAGAAGTGCCGAGATTGACTTTGCGGGCGAAGAGACGACGGTGCTCGACtcgacgctcgacgacgacggagaagaCGACGTGCACAGCGAGACCGGCACGCTGCGGCGGAGCAGCATGGGCACCACGGTGATGACGTCGAGCACCGATCAGTACGACGGGTCCGAGGCCGGGACCAGCGAATACAGCGACGAGTACAGCGATTACACGGGGAGCGTCATGGGCACCGACACCGGCACCGACCTGGGCGCCGAGAACGGCCTCGTGCTGTACGGCCAGTGA